In the Streptomyces sp. WMMC940 genome, CGGCGACCCGGCACCGCGCCGGGGCCGCGGGCGTTCACTCCGGCCGGGGCATACGTACGGTCCGTACGGCGTGGGCGTGGCTCAGGCGCGGGCGGTCTCCGCTCGCATCGGTGGGGCGTCGGGAGTGCCGACCACGGGGCCGAACAGCACCGCCCGGGCCACCCGCGGAGCGAACAGGGCGCTCAGGGGGGTGGTCAGCGTCAGCACGGAACGGAAGGCCGGCCCCACGAGCACGGGATCGCCCGCGTACCGCTGCTGGACGCGGTCCAGGTACCAGCCGACCGGGTGGTCGACGGCCCGGGAGGCGACGGCGTTCCCCACCGCGCCGGGCATGGCCCGGTCGGCGCCCGCGGAGATGTCCCACGCCTGGCGCGAGGCGTCGAAGAGCGCCCGCTGGACCCGCCGGGTCGTCGGCCTCCGACGCGGGTCGGCCAGCGCGTCACGCAGCGCCACGGCGCTCATGGCGGCGACCGACATGCCCTGTCCGTAGATCGGGTTGAAGGTGCAGAGCGCGTCGCCGGTGGCGAGGAAACCGGCGGGGCGCCGCTGCTGACGGTCGTACCTGCGGCGCAGGTTGGCCGTCGAGCGGAATCCGTAGGCCGGCGTCTGCGGTTCGGCGGTGAGCAGCCACTCGTGGAGGTACGGGTGGGGGAGGCGCGCCGCGAAAGCGGTGAACCCGGCGTCGTCCGTGGGCGGCTCCTGACCGCGGAGGCCGGCGAGCGCCACGAGGTGGTTGCCGTCCTCCAGGGGCAGCACCCCGCCCGCGTACGTCTGCGAAGGGTTCGGGTAGAACCAGTAGGCGAGTGCCTCCGTGCCCAGATGGGCACCGGTGTTGCGGTAGATACGGGAGGCGTACGCCTGGCCGGTGTCGATGCGCTCCTCCTGCGGCGGCTGGGCCCCGAGGGCCGCGAGCCACTGCGGGGCGCGCGAGCTCCGGCCGGAGGCGTCCACGACCAGATCCGCCTCCAGCGTGCGCGGTTGCCGCACACCCGCGCCGTCCGCGGCCCCGTCCGCACCGCCGCGCTCCCTCAGCAGGACACCACGGACCCGGGAGGCGTCCCCGGTCAGCCCCACCGTCTCCGTGGACTCGACCGTCGTGATCACCGGATTGGCCAGCACCCGCCTGCGCACCAGGTGTTCGAGCTGGGCGCGGGAGCCGGTGTGGATGTGCGTCGTCGGGGCCGTCCGCCGGAGCCAGGAGCCGCTCCACGCCACCATGTCCCGGGGCATGCCCACGCGTGGCGCCCCGGCGGCCCGCAACTCGGCCGTGAAACCGGGCAACAGGGAGTCCAGTGCCAGCTGCCCGCTCTCCAGCAGTACATGGGCGTGCCTGCTCTGCGGGACGCCCGGACGCGGCTCGGGACCGTCGGGGACGCGGTCGCGCTCCACGATGGTCACCCGCTCGGCGTGGCCGGCGAGCACATGCGCCGCGAGCAGTCCGGCGAGGCTCCCCCCGATGACGACGGCGTGGCGTCCCCGTCCCCAACAGGCCCGTTCCCGCGTGTCGTTCACCATGTCCGCCCCTCGTGGTCAGCGAGTCCGTCTACGGCTGACCAGTATCCCCGGCGGCGACCGGAAGATCACGGGCGCCGAGCCGCAGCCGCGCGAATGTGGTATGCGGCTTCGTCCGGGAACGGGGAGACATGGTCGTCGCGGAGGTTGTACGCGATTCCCCTCGGGCGACCCTCCCGGGCAACTCCCGATCGCACAAGTCCCTGTGGGGCCGGTCGACTCCGGACTATGCGCAGCTGGTGGCGCCGGTGGCCGCCCTCGGAGCGCAGAGGAGTGATCAGCCGTGCCTCGCCGATGGCACTCAGGAAGCGGGGAGTGATGCCGAGCATCTCGGCTGCCCGCCCCATCGCGTAGGCGGGAGAGTCGTCGTCCTCGAGACGGTTTTGTCGACCGAGTCGTCCGCTGTCATCTCACCTCTCAGGGAACGCGTGGCGGGGCTCGGCGCCGTTCGGCACGACCGCCGACCCTGGCTCCGATCAATGGGCAGCCGCGGCCGGGGGGAACCGCGTGCGCACGACGGGCCCGCCCGGATCGCCCTCCGGACGGGCCCGCTGCCGTCATGTACGGCCCGGCTCGGCGCTCAGGCCGCGGGGCCGCCGAGCAGGTCGGATGCCCGCTGGAGAGGGCTTGCGACCCCGGTGGGGGCGGCCGGCC is a window encoding:
- a CDS encoding FAD-dependent oxidoreductase, which codes for MVNDTRERACWGRGRHAVVIGGSLAGLLAAHVLAGHAERVTIVERDRVPDGPEPRPGVPQSRHAHVLLESGQLALDSLLPGFTAELRAAGAPRVGMPRDMVAWSGSWLRRTAPTTHIHTGSRAQLEHLVRRRVLANPVITTVESTETVGLTGDASRVRGVLLRERGGADGAADGAGVRQPRTLEADLVVDASGRSSRAPQWLAALGAQPPQEERIDTGQAYASRIYRNTGAHLGTEALAYWFYPNPSQTYAGGVLPLEDGNHLVALAGLRGQEPPTDDAGFTAFAARLPHPYLHEWLLTAEPQTPAYGFRSTANLRRRYDRQQRRPAGFLATGDALCTFNPIYGQGMSVAAMSAVALRDALADPRRRPTTRRVQRALFDASRQAWDISAGADRAMPGAVGNAVASRAVDHPVGWYLDRVQQRYAGDPVLVGPAFRSVLTLTTPLSALFAPRVARAVLFGPVVGTPDAPPMRAETARA